A single region of the Nocardioides aquaticus genome encodes:
- a CDS encoding SRPBCC family protein, translated as MSTPSVSSSTVIEASPARVFAILADPRQHQRIDGSGTLRGSVEGPDTLTLGSTFGMGMKQGAAYRTKNTVVEFEQDRLIAWKHFAPHRWRYELEPVAGGTKVTETWDLSRVPGPIRLGLKVTGFPTKARRGIEGTLVKLAHAAEADEKNATAQDGKA; from the coding sequence ATGAGCACCCCCAGCGTCTCCTCCTCCACCGTGATCGAGGCCTCCCCGGCCCGGGTCTTCGCGATCCTGGCCGACCCGCGCCAGCACCAGCGCATCGACGGGTCCGGGACGCTGCGCGGCTCGGTGGAGGGCCCGGACACGCTGACCCTCGGCTCGACGTTCGGGATGGGGATGAAGCAGGGCGCGGCGTACCGGACGAAGAACACCGTGGTGGAGTTCGAGCAGGACCGGCTGATCGCCTGGAAGCACTTCGCGCCGCACCGCTGGCGCTACGAGCTCGAGCCCGTCGCCGGGGGCACCAAGGTGACCGAGACGTGGGACCTGTCCAGGGTGCCGGGGCCGATCCGGCTCGGGCTCAAGGTCACCGGGTTCCCCACGAAGGCGCGCCGCGGCATCGAGGGCACCCTGGTCAAGCTCGCGCACGCCGCCGAGGCCGACGAGAAGAACGCGACGGCCCAGGACGGCAAGGCCTGA